TATCCAGACCGACAACTCCTTCGGTGCGTGGGACAAGCCTGGTTTTCAGCCTGATTTTGTCTACCTTGCGCCCGACGCGGCGGAATGGGTGGTGCGGAGGAGTGTTCGGCTGGTGGGGATAGACTATCTTTCCGTCGAGCAGTTTCGTGCGCCCCAGCCGCTGGCACACCGCACTCTGCTGGGGGCTGGAGTGGTCGTCGTGGAGGGATTGAACCTGCGCGCGTTGGAGCCGGGTTGGGTACGGTTTATCTGCCTGCCTCTTCGCATTGAAGGTGGCGATGGCGCGCCCGCACGCGCGGTAGCCAAGAGGATGGAATGACCAAAAACCAGCGTCTGCGACAGCTTTTGGAACAACCGGGCATTATCCGCTCGCTGGGTGCACACGATGTGTTGACCGCCATGCTCATCGAGCAGGCAGGCTTCGAGACCGTGTTCATCGGCGGCTTCGGCACGTCTGCCAGCCTGTTGGGCTTACCCGACCTTAATTTCCTTACCCTCAGCGAAATGGCGGATGCCATCCGTCGCATGAGCGCGCGCTTACACGTACCGCTGATAGCCGACGGCGATACCGGTCACGGAGACCTGCACAATGTGGTGCGGACGGTGCAGAGCTTCGCTCAGGCGGGCGCATCGGGCGTCATTTTAGAGGACCAGGTGTCTCCTAAGCGTTGCGGGCATTTCGAGGGCAAACAGGTCATCCCCGCAGAGGAGATGGCACTGAAGATCAAGGCAGCCGTCTATGCTCGCCCCGACGAGCACTTTATCATTATCGCTCGCACCGACGCCCGCGAACCGCTGGGGCTGGACGAGGCTATCCGCCGTGTGAACCTGTACGCCGAGGCGGGGGCGGATGTGTGCTTCATTGAGGCGCCGCTGAGCGTTGAGGAACTGCAGCGTATCCCTCGCGAAGTGCCTCACCCGTTGCTGGTCAATATGCTGTGGGGAGGCAAGACGCCCATCCTCAGTGTGAAGGAGCTGGAGCAGATGGGCTACAAGATTGTGGTTTGTCCTATCGAGAGCCTGCTGGTCAGCGCATACGCCATACGCGAACTGATACAGACTTTCGCGCGAGATGGCCGGGTAGACGCGATGCAGTCGCGAATGGTCTCCTTCGCTGAAATCAAGCAGATGCTGGGCGTCGAGGAGTACCTATCCCTGCGCGACAGGCTGTAGTAATTTACCACACGTGATGATTGGGATATGCGCGAGCAGTTCTGCTTGTCTGTCCCTCTGTAGGTAGCGTGCCTTTGGCGCAGGCTAAAGCCTGCGGTCACAACGGTTATTTTGACGTTGGCAGGAAGGTTGCGCTTGCCTGTCATCCTGGGCGCGGGCGAACAATCTCTGAGGTGCTGCGCGGGTGCTCAGCACGACACAAATGGGTTGAAGTTGCCCGCGCTGGGAAATCGCGGGCAACAGTAAACGGAACCTGTTAGTGCACCGGCGCGACCAGCTCGGGTTGTTGTTGTACTTCTTCTCCCAGTCGCACCTCGCGTAGGTGCTTCGCCGCGTCCTCAGGTGTAGTGACGTTAATGTAGATGCCTGTTCCCAGCTCGAAGCCTGCGGCGATGGTCAATCGCGGCATAATCGCCAGATGCCACTGGAAGTAGTGGTAGTTGCGCTCCTGATTGATAGGCGCAGTGTGTAACGTAAAGTTGTAGGGTGGGTGGTTCAGCGCGATGTCCATGCGCAACAGCACTTCCTTCAGGATGCGGGCAAACGCTGCCGCCTGTTCACGGTCAATCTGTGTGAACGAAGGCTGGTGTCTTCGCGGTATAATCCATGTTTCGAACGGGTACTTGGAGGCGAAGGGCGTGAACGCCAGAAACTCCTCGTTCGCCACCACTACGCGCTCGCCCATACGCTCTTCCTGTCGTACCATATCGATGTACACGCAACGCTCATGCAGGTCGTAATACAGAGACGCGCCCTCGATGCGTCGGCGTACATCCGCAGGGACCATCGGCAAAGCAATCAACTGCGAATGCGGATGCTCCAGCGATGCACCTGCCACGCGCCCATGGTTGCGAAACACCATGATGTACTGGAAGCGCTTGTCCTGAGCCAGGTCCAGCGACCGGTCGCGGTACATCCAGATGACCTCTTCCAGCTGGTGTTGGGGCATGAGCGCAGGGTGCTGGTCATGGCGAGGCGTCTCGATGATCACCTCGTGTGCCCCTACGCCGTTCATGTAGTCGTACATCCCCACACCGCTTCGCTCCAGTTCGCCCTCGATGGCTAAGGCAGGGAACTTGTTGGGCACCACGCGTACCCACCAGTCGGGAGTATCGGGATAAGTTCCCGCCTTGCGGTAGGCAATCACCTCCGGTGGTGTCTGGCGTTCGTTGCCTGGGCAGAACGGGCATTCCGCTACATACTCCGGTCGCTTCTCTATCACTTCGCTCGTCTTGAAATCTGACGGGCGTTTACTTCGCTCGGTCGCGATAATCACCCATTCGCGGGTGACAGGGTCTTTCCTCAGTTGTGGCATGGTTGACCTCTCCTTATGTCAACGATGTCCATATTCCGGTAGGCGGCGTTGTTCTCTACTAAGTGATTTCCATAACCGGAACACGCGCACCATACCGGTTTTTTGCTGTGGATTCCGAATCTTGCGAATCATCCTGCCGGTAATCTTCCTATTG
This Armatimonadota bacterium DNA region includes the following protein-coding sequences:
- a CDS encoding cyclase — protein: MEWVDLSIPLKAGMPTYPGDTPFELNPVLRIAEGKVCNLSALKMGTHTGTHVDPPWHFVEEGVRVDELSLDVLIGKAYVVSIRGVPAVTADALAAAGVPEDAQRLLIQTDNSFGAWDKPGFQPDFVYLAPDAAEWVVRRSVRLVGIDYLSVEQFRAPQPLAHRTLLGAGVVVVEGLNLRALEPGWVRFICLPLRIEGGDGAPARAVAKRME
- a CDS encoding galactose-1-phosphate uridylyltransferase translates to MPQLRKDPVTREWVIIATERSKRPSDFKTSEVIEKRPEYVAECPFCPGNERQTPPEVIAYRKAGTYPDTPDWWVRVVPNKFPALAIEGELERSGVGMYDYMNGVGAHEVIIETPRHDQHPALMPQHQLEEVIWMYRDRSLDLAQDKRFQYIMVFRNHGRVAGASLEHPHSQLIALPMVPADVRRRIEGASLYYDLHERCVYIDMVRQEERMGERVVVANEEFLAFTPFASKYPFETWIIPRRHQPSFTQIDREQAAAFARILKEVLLRMDIALNHPPYNFTLHTAPINQERNYHYFQWHLAIMPRLTIAAGFELGTGIYINVTTPEDAAKHLREVRLGEEVQQQPELVAPVH
- the bcpA gene encoding carboxyvinyl-carboxyphosphonate phosphorylmutase, whose amino-acid sequence is MTKNQRLRQLLEQPGIIRSLGAHDVLTAMLIEQAGFETVFIGGFGTSASLLGLPDLNFLTLSEMADAIRRMSARLHVPLIADGDTGHGDLHNVVRTVQSFAQAGASGVILEDQVSPKRCGHFEGKQVIPAEEMALKIKAAVYARPDEHFIIIARTDAREPLGLDEAIRRVNLYAEAGADVCFIEAPLSVEELQRIPREVPHPLLVNMLWGGKTPILSVKELEQMGYKIVVCPIESLLVSAYAIRELIQTFARDGRVDAMQSRMVSFAEIKQMLGVEEYLSLRDRL